One region of Triticum aestivum cultivar Chinese Spring chromosome 6B, IWGSC CS RefSeq v2.1, whole genome shotgun sequence genomic DNA includes:
- the LOC123137926 gene encoding universal stress protein A-like protein, whose amino-acid sequence METVEEDVEEYSWREVVLPRLIPVVPHAAPELERETGERRRGRDLLVAIDFGPNSRHAFRWALAHLARIADTLHLVHAVSSVHNDLVYNKSQELMDELAVEAFKESLVHTKARIVEGDAGKVICREAERLKPAAVIIGTRGRSLIQSVLQGSVSEYCFHNCKAAPVIIVPGKEAGEQSVL is encoded by the exons ATGGAGacggtggaggaggacgtggaggagtACAGTTGGAGGGAGGTGGTGCTGCCGCGCCTCATCCCGGTCGTCCCCCACGCCGCGCCGGAGCTCGAGCGCGAGACCGGGGAGCGCCGCCGCGGCAGGGACCTGCTCGTCGCCATCGACTTCGGCCCCAACTCCAGGCACGCCTTCCGCTGGGCGCTCGCCCACCTCGCGCGCATCGCCGACACCCTCCACCTCGTCCACGCCGTCTCCA GTGTGCATAATGATCTGGTATACAACAAAAGTCAGGAACTAATGGATGAGTTGGCCGTCGAGGCATTCAAGGAGTCACTG GTCCACACCAAGGCACGGATTGTTGAAGGGGATGCTGGAAAGGTTATTTGCCGAGAAGCAGAGCGACTGAAGCCAGCAGCCGTCATTATTGGCACACGTGGTCGAAGCCTTATTCAGAG TGTGTTGCAGGGAAGTGTCAGTGAGTATTGCTTCCACAACTGTAAAGCAGCACCAGTTATCATTGTCCCAGGCAAAG AAGCTGGTGAACAGTCTGTGCTTTAA
- the LOC123137924 gene encoding tubby-like F-box protein 5 translates to MSLKSIVRELKEMRDGIGSMSRRGGVSDGRAGHGRGGSRHSWPSLWPEPQPQPQRQGQEPQQQGQWANLPPELLIDVIQRVEASEVAWPARRHVVACAAVCRSWREVTKDVVKTLEECSRITFPISLKQPGPRDSPVQCFVRRDRATSTYLLYLGLSPSLHGENDKLLLAARKIRRAARTSFVISLISDDFSHSSSTYVGKLKPNFLGTKFTIFDSQPPCDAAVLPNNKPSKRHSKQVSPRLPLGNYNVATVSYELTVLRNRGPRRMQCTMHSIPAACIQEGGKAPTPTGMVHSLDEQVSTLSTSKGKEPNMEFSSTSLSADLSGPISTSEAPLLLKNKAPRWHEQLQCWCLNFRGRVTVASVKNFQLVASVDPSLGVPAAEQEKVILQFGKIGKDIFTMDYRYPLSAFQAFAICLTSFDTKPACE, encoded by the exons ATGTCTTTGAAGAGCATCGTGCGGGAGCTCAAGGAGATGAGGGACGGCATCGGGAGCATGTCCAGGCGCGGCGGCGTCTCCGACGGGCGCGCCGGCCACGGCCGCGGGGGGTCGCGGCATTCTTGGCCCAGCCTGTGGCCGGAGCCACAGCCGCAGCCGCAGCGGCAGGGCCAGGAGCCGCAGCAGCAGGGGCAGTGGGCGAACCTGCCGCCGGAGCTGCTGATCGACGTGATACAGAGGGTGGAGGCCAGCGAGGTGGCCTGGCCGGCGCGGCGCCATGTCGTTGCCTGCGCCGCCGTCTGCCGGTCGTGGCGCGAGGTCACCAAGGATGTGGTGAAGACTCTCGAGGAGTGCAGCAGGATCACCTTCCCCATCTCTCTAAAGCAG CCGGGGCCTCGTGATTCTCCGGTGCAGTGTTTTGTGAGGAGGGACAGGGCGACGTCCACCTATCTCCTCTACTTGGGGCTCAGCCCAT CTCTGCATGGGGAAAATGACAAGCTTTTGCTTGCGGCCCGCAAGATCAGACGTGCAGCCAGAACTTCTTTTGTGATATCGCTCATCTCTGATGATTTTTCTCATTCGAGCAGCACCTATGTTGGCAAACTGAA ACCAAACTTCCTTGGCACAAAGTTCACAATATTTGATAGCCAACCTCCTTGTGATGCTGCGGTGTTGCCTAACAACAAGCCAAGCAAAAGGCACTCGAAGCAAGTATCACCAAGACTGCCACTAGGTAATTACAATGTTGCTACCGTCTCATATGAGCTCACTGTCCTGCGCAATCGAGGACCAAGGAGAATGCAGTGCACCATGCACTCAATACCAGCCGCGTGCATTCAGGAAGGCGGCAAGGCCCCGACCCCTACTGGCATGGTCCACTCACTTGACGAACAAGTGTCCACCTTATCAACTAGCAAAGGAAAGGAACCAAACATGGAATTCTCGTCAACAAGCCTCAGCGCTGATTTATCCGGACCGATCTCCACCAGCGAAGCGCCTCTGCTTCTGAAGAATAAAGCTCCTCGCTGGCACGAGCAGCTGCAGTGCTGGTGCCTCAACTTCCGAGGGCGTGTCACCGTAGCATCGGTCAAGAACTTCCAGCTCGTCGCCTCGGTCGACCCTTCCCTCGGCGTGCCCGCGGCAGAGCAGGAGAAGGTGATCCTCCAGTTCGGGAAGATCGGGAAAGACATATTCACAATGGATTATAGATACCCACTGTCGGCGTTCCAGGCCTTTGCGATCTGCCTGACTAGCTTCGACACGAAACCGGCCTGCGAATAG
- the LOC123137925 gene encoding transcription factor bHLH63, with translation MAHCGGGQAASVESHFQGLLDDDDKYRALCGAFGYLQQQEWPDLSGACYAAFGAPPPPGSSNGAGNSFSCSGSASSGDGSTKRKPDAYVDAKDDCKRPRGKQQLCDPGEAEGAAKGRPEKPKACARKKPEAAATGQKTDYIHVRARRGQATDSHSLAERVRRERISERMRYLQELVPGCDKVTGKAGMLDEIINYVQSLQKQVEFLSMKIAASNPVVNFNIVDDLFGGRRMNQACGPAAALPAMTLPMHHAQLDPSCLQMSSTTMQQMQQPAAGFGLDMLLNNPYPAAQSASRSAAATPVSVSAAASVESSLDVNGAAAWDIASQHLFSGFDAQFQSVQSDCLLDNLKMEL, from the exons atggcgcactgcggcgGCGGTCAGGCGGCGTCCGTGGAGAGCCATTTCCAGGGCCTGCTCGACGACGACGACAAGTACCGCGCATTGTGCGGCGCGTTCGGGTACCTGCAGCAGCAGGAGTGGCCGGACCTCAGCGGCGCTTGCTACGCGGCCTTCGGCGCGCCACCACCACCGGGCAGCAGCAACGGCGCCGGCAACTCCTTCTCCTGCAGCGGTAGCGCCAGCAGCGGCGACGGGTCCACGAAGAGAAAACCTGACGCGTATGTGGACGCAAAG GACGACTGCAAGAGGCCGAGAGGGAAGCAGCAGCTGTGCGACCCTGGCGAGGCTGAAGGAGCGGCGAAAGGCAGGCCGGAGAAACCCAAGGCGTGCGCCAGGAAGAAGCCGGAGGCGGCGGCCACCGGCCAGAAGACCGACTACATCCACGTCCGAGCCCGGCGCGGGCAGGCCACGGACAGCCACAGCCTCGCCGAACGG GTGAGGCGGGAGCGGATCAGCGAGCGGATGAGGTACCTGCAGGAGCTGGTGCCCGGGTGCGACAAGGTCACTGGCAAGGCCGGCATGCTCGACGAGATCATTAACTACGTCCAGTCCCTGCAGAAGCAGGTCGAG TTCCTGTCCATGAAGATCGCCGCCTCCAACCCGGTGGTGAACTTCAACATCGTCGACGACCTCTTCGGCGGCAGGCGGATGAACCAGGCGTGCGGCCCCGCGGCGGCCCTGCCCGCCATGACGTTGCCGATGCACCATGCGCAGCTGGACCCGTCCTGCCTTCAGATGAGCAGCACTACCATGCAGCAGATGCAGCAGCCGGCTGCTGGGTTCGGGCTGGACATGCTCCTCAACAACCCGTACCCGGCGGCGCAGAGCGCGTCCCGGTCGGCGGCTGCCACGCCGGTCTCGGTGTCGGCCGCCGCGTCGGTCGAGTCATCCCTCGAT GTGAATGGAGCTGCTGCTTGGGACATTGCGTCTCAGCATTTGTTCAGTGGGTTTGACGCACAGTTTCAGTCAGTTCAAA GTGACTGTTTGCTAGACAACCTCAAAATGGAATTGTAA